In Picosynechococcus sp. PCC 7002, the following are encoded in one genomic region:
- a CDS encoding RNA-guided endonuclease InsQ/TnpB family protein, with translation MHSQVLQDVMGRLEKAFNALWNSGFGFPRFKKRFRSFSFPQLGKNPIGDNQIKLPVFGWVKTVMHRPLPDGFEVKQARVVKRASGWYIQLVIQSDVKIPDPPIGGYAIGIDVGLSHFVATSEGELIGRPRFFVDAQHRLKVLNRAVARKQKGSKNQQKARQRVARFYERIANRRKDFHRKLAHHLCDQAEMIFAEELNLKGLAKGMLGKHCLDAGWGQFLETLRWVCFKRGVHFQKVAANGTSQECPSCGVAVKKDLSMRRHECPECGYTTNRDVASGQVIRNRGLASTEHVAELVEACRSVAVGQTVQSCGATPSREALKQEFLKAI, from the coding sequence GTGCATTCTCAAGTGCTTCAGGATGTGATGGGCAGGCTGGAAAAGGCGTTTAATGCATTGTGGAATAGTGGGTTCGGATTCCCACGGTTTAAGAAGCGTTTTCGCAGCTTTAGCTTCCCGCAGTTGGGCAAAAACCCAATTGGTGACAATCAAATTAAGTTGCCTGTATTTGGTTGGGTTAAGACCGTGATGCACCGCCCGCTCCCTGATGGGTTTGAGGTGAAGCAAGCACGGGTAGTTAAACGCGCTTCTGGTTGGTATATCCAGCTAGTTATCCAAAGCGACGTAAAGATTCCAGATCCCCCGATTGGTGGTTATGCCATTGGGATTGATGTGGGGTTAAGTCATTTTGTTGCGACATCAGAAGGCGAGTTGATTGGGAGACCCCGATTCTTTGTGGATGCACAACACAGGCTGAAAGTGCTGAACCGTGCCGTTGCCAGAAAGCAGAAAGGTTCAAAGAACCAGCAAAAAGCTCGTCAACGAGTCGCCAGATTCTATGAACGAATTGCGAACCGACGCAAAGATTTTCACCGTAAGTTAGCCCATCATCTCTGCGACCAAGCAGAGATGATATTTGCGGAGGAGTTGAACCTAAAAGGACTGGCAAAAGGAATGCTGGGGAAGCATTGTCTGGATGCTGGTTGGGGGCAGTTCCTCGAGACATTGAGATGGGTCTGCTTTAAGCGTGGTGTGCATTTCCAAAAGGTTGCTGCTAATGGCACGAGTCAGGAATGCCCATCCTGTGGTGTAGCGGTGAAAAAAGACTTGTCCATGCGTCGGCATGAATGCCCAGAATGTGGCTACACCACCAATCGAGATGTGGCCAGTGGTCAAGTAATTCGCAATCGTGGACTAGCTAGCACTGAGCATGTTGCTGAGCTTGTCGAAGCATGTCGAAGTGTAGCGGTTGGACAGACCGTTCAATCCTGTGGAGCTACGCCCAGTAGGGAGGCTTTGAAGCAGGAATTTCTTAAAGCGATTTAA
- a CDS encoding HEAT repeat domain-containing protein, which translates to MSDWQMAEAWTLEEAIANIQQTEDTGKRYYAAWWFGKFRVQDERAVNALLAALKDETDRSPDGGYPLRRNAAKALGKLGNLAAVQPLIESLESPDYYVRESAAQSLEMLGDRQAIPALQALLAGGVAAAVKAEGKPHLVQPYEAVIEALGTIGATAAIAEIEPFLDHEFAKIRYAALRALYQLTQEAHYAEQLMEALNGNQLQLRRSALLDLGAIGYVPAGQAIAKAYAENSLKLISLKGILESHLQRTAETLDADGLQLLELMDSLL; encoded by the coding sequence ATGTCGGACTGGCAGATGGCTGAGGCCTGGACCCTAGAGGAGGCGATCGCCAATATCCAACAAACGGAAGATACAGGTAAACGCTATTATGCGGCTTGGTGGTTTGGCAAGTTCCGGGTGCAGGATGAGCGGGCCGTAAATGCGTTGCTAGCAGCGTTAAAAGATGAGACGGATCGGTCGCCGGATGGAGGTTATCCTCTACGTCGAAACGCAGCAAAGGCGTTGGGCAAGCTGGGCAATCTGGCAGCGGTGCAACCGTTAATTGAGAGTTTAGAAAGTCCTGATTATTATGTGCGGGAGTCGGCGGCCCAATCGTTGGAGATGTTGGGAGATCGGCAGGCAATTCCTGCGTTACAAGCGCTACTTGCAGGAGGGGTTGCAGCGGCAGTCAAGGCTGAGGGCAAACCCCATTTAGTGCAGCCCTATGAAGCGGTGATTGAGGCGTTAGGGACGATTGGTGCCACGGCGGCGATCGCCGAGATTGAGCCATTTTTAGATCATGAATTCGCAAAAATTCGCTACGCAGCACTACGGGCCTTATATCAACTGACCCAAGAAGCCCATTACGCTGAACAGTTAATGGAAGCCTTGAATGGTAACCAGCTACAGTTACGACGGTCTGCGCTGTTAGATTTGGGTGCTATCGGCTATGTTCCGGCGGGTCAGGCGATCGCCAAAGCCTATGCCGAAAATAGCTTAAAGTTAATTTCCCTCAAGGGCATTCTCGAATCCCATTTACAACGGACCGCCGAAACCCTCGATGCGGACGGTTTACAATTGCTCGAATTAATGGATAGTCTGCTCTAG
- a CDS encoding helix-turn-helix domain-containing protein → MINLTYEYRVYPTADQAIKMDEWLDTCKRVYNYALAERRDWIQSRKCPINACSIQREFIYPMDSEKPTYYSQKRNLTAARKTNSFLKRCILKCFRM, encoded by the coding sequence ATGATTAACCTGACTTACGAGTACAGAGTCTATCCGACTGCCGACCAAGCCATCAAAATGGATGAATGGTTGGACACGTGCAAGCGCGTCTATAACTACGCCTTAGCTGAACGTCGTGATTGGATTCAGTCCCGTAAGTGCCCGATTAATGCTTGCAGTATTCAGCGGGAATTTATTTACCCAATGGATTCAGAAAAGCCGACCTATTACAGTCAAAAGCGCAATTTGACCGCCGCAAGGAAAACTAATTCTTTTCTCAAGCGGTGCATTCTCAAGTGCTTCAGGATGTGA
- a CDS encoding HEAT repeat domain-containing protein — translation MTVDVLIRAVNNPTSAQDLVKNVAQLAATKDEQAIPTLVEVLKFNNPGAAVAAVNGLINIGEAVVPYLLENVDGYNYGARAWMLRIFAGIGDPRALDLLIEAANKDFAFSVRRSAAKGLGNIQWHKVPDSEREVQQQKVCDCLFLALEDGEWVVRYGAIAGLEGLSQAIPEARKIVIKNKLTEFLTTEPEAAIRARIQKAILSLP, via the coding sequence ATGACCGTCGACGTTTTAATTCGTGCCGTTAACAACCCCACTTCAGCCCAAGACCTGGTCAAAAATGTGGCCCAACTCGCCGCAACAAAAGATGAACAAGCCATTCCAACTCTGGTAGAAGTGCTGAAATTTAATAATCCGGGGGCGGCCGTCGCGGCGGTCAATGGTCTGATCAATATTGGCGAGGCCGTTGTGCCCTACCTCCTCGAAAATGTCGATGGCTATAACTACGGAGCGCGGGCATGGATGCTGCGGATCTTTGCCGGAATTGGTGATCCCAGAGCTTTAGACCTGCTAATTGAGGCGGCGAATAAGGATTTTGCCTTTAGTGTGCGGCGCTCTGCGGCCAAAGGGTTAGGGAATATTCAATGGCATAAAGTGCCAGATTCTGAGCGAGAAGTGCAGCAGCAAAAAGTCTGTGATTGTCTATTCCTGGCCCTTGAAGATGGAGAATGGGTGGTTCGCTATGGGGCGATCGCCGGACTAGAGGGTTTGTCGCAAGCCATTCCAGAAGCTAGAAAAATCGTCATCAAAAACAAACTCACCGAATTTCTCACCACAGAACCAGAAGCCGCAATCCGTGCCCGAATCCAAAAAGCAATCCTGAGTCTTCCGTGA
- a CDS encoding phycobilisome linker polypeptide, whose product MLSQFANGTEAASRVFTYEVQGLRQTEETDNQEYAFRRSGSVFINVPYARMNQEMQRILRLGGKIVSIKPYTGATASDEE is encoded by the coding sequence ATGTTGAGTCAATTTGCGAATGGAACGGAAGCGGCTTCGCGTGTTTTTACCTACGAAGTGCAAGGGCTGCGCCAAACAGAAGAAACAGACAATCAAGAATACGCCTTTCGTCGCAGTGGTAGTGTTTTTATCAATGTGCCCTATGCTCGGATGAATCAAGAGATGCAACGGATTTTGCGTCTAGGCGGCAAGATTGTTTCGATTAAACCTTATACGGGTGCGACTGCTTCTGACGAGGAATAA
- a CDS encoding phycobilisome linker polypeptide codes for MPVTVAASRLGTAAFDQSPVELRANYSRDDAQTVIRAVYRQVLGNDYVMSSERLTAAESLFTNGFISVRDFVRAVAQSELYKEKFLYNNFQTRVIELNFKHLLGRAPYDEAEVIEHLDRYQNEGFEADINSYIDSAEYTENFGDNIVPYIRSYVVQTGHRTVGFTRMFSLQRGYANSDRAQIAGNASRLAQELARNTTSAVVGPSGVNEGWAFRSAADDYHPGQSLGGSTGLSADDQVVRVEVAALSTPRYPRIRRSSRVFFVPVSRLSQKLQEIQRMGGRVASISPAGQ; via the coding sequence ATGCCAGTTACTGTCGCTGCCTCTCGCTTGGGAACCGCTGCGTTTGACCAATCACCCGTCGAACTGCGCGCTAACTATTCTCGAGATGATGCACAAACCGTCATCCGCGCCGTTTATCGCCAGGTTTTAGGCAATGACTATGTCATGTCTTCTGAGCGTTTAACAGCTGCGGAATCTTTGTTCACGAATGGGTTTATTTCTGTGCGGGATTTTGTCCGTGCTGTGGCCCAGTCTGAGCTATATAAAGAAAAGTTTTTATACAACAATTTCCAAACCCGTGTGATTGAACTGAACTTCAAGCACTTGTTGGGTCGGGCCCCCTACGATGAAGCAGAGGTGATTGAGCACCTCGATCGCTATCAAAATGAAGGGTTTGAAGCTGATATCAATTCTTACATTGATAGCGCTGAATATACGGAAAACTTCGGGGACAACATTGTGCCCTACATCCGTAGTTATGTTGTTCAAACTGGACATCGTACCGTTGGTTTTACCCGGATGTTTAGTCTACAACGGGGTTATGCCAACAGCGATCGCGCTCAGATTGCGGGGAATGCTTCTCGCTTAGCCCAAGAGCTCGCTCGTAATACTACTTCTGCGGTGGTTGGGCCTTCTGGTGTTAACGAAGGTTGGGCTTTCCGGTCTGCGGCTGATGATTATCATCCTGGTCAATCCCTTGGTGGTTCCACTGGCTTAAGTGCGGATGACCAGGTTGTCCGGGTTGAAGTTGCTGCGTTGTCTACGCCCCGTTATCCTCGGATTCGCCGTAGCAGTCGCGTTTTCTTCGTACCGGTATCTCGTCTGTCTCAGAAGCTGCAAGAAATTCAGCGGATGGGCGGTAGAGTCGCCAGTATTTCACCTGCTGGCCAGTAA